A single region of the Vicia villosa cultivar HV-30 ecotype Madison, WI linkage group LG4, Vvil1.0, whole genome shotgun sequence genome encodes:
- the LOC131597955 gene encoding uncharacterized protein LOC131597955 translates to MPRDAMYLPHIGNQVVPPFQMYLDRTVHDDILWTPFEDHREIIPFDSISLYSEWLACGTDTMVGYLPELCMQQFGYVQTTLRSQTQVVRDTIARRDLDDIFEDWEQHMVLEEYRLMQASSN, encoded by the coding sequence ATGCCGAGGGATGCCATGTATCTCCCCCACATAGGGAATCAGGTTGTGCCGCCGTTCCAGATGTATCTTGATCGGACTGTTCATGATGACATCTTATGGACGCCATTCGAGGATCATAGGGAAATTATCCCATTTGACTCCATCTCTTTGTACTCCGAGTGGCTGGCATGTGGGACTGACACTATGGTCGGGTATCTGCCGGAGTTATGCATGCAGCAATTTGGCTATGTTCAGACTACACTCAGATCTCAAACTCAGGTTGTTCGTGACACCATTGCCCGCCGGGATCTTGATGACatctttgaggattgggagcaacATATGGTGCTAGAGGAGTATCGGTTGATGCAGGCATCCAGCAATTGA